One region of Gossypium raimondii isolate GPD5lz chromosome 6, ASM2569854v1, whole genome shotgun sequence genomic DNA includes:
- the LOC105772139 gene encoding putative pectinesterase/pectinesterase inhibitor 24, translated as MSTLTSYGKVNESDQAMMLQLQARRKTRKRIAIISLSFLVLAVIVVAAVLGSTRSSKGDSNNGGNTPTQPLSTSIKAVCDVTLHKDSCYKSLSPMANSTELEPEDVFRLSMEAAVSEILKASQYFIISNNGDNMTNLAMENCRQLLGLAIDHLNSSLSSSTDSVDDLRTWLSSAVTYHQTCIDGFEEFNGVINRDDIDNHLKFSSEVTSNSLAIITWISKVKTAFNLRRRRLMNLEAREEHQWRSHRERVLLESSNELKKKADIIVAKDGSGKFKTIMEAIKAVPKKSKKKRTVIYVKKGVYKENVKVEKNKWNVTMIGDGMNSTIVTGKLNVVDGTPTFSTATFAVFGKGFVARDMAFVNTAGPEKHQAVALMSTADQSVFHRCRFDGFQDTLYAHSNRQFYRECDIIGTVDFMFGNSAVVFQNCNILPRQPMANQQNTITAQGKVDPNQNTGISIQNCTISPYGNLSSSLKTYLGRPWKNYSTTVFMHSQIGSLVHPTGWLPWTGNTAPSTIFYSEYKNVGPGSSMKDRVKWKGLRNISDKEAKKFTVKEFINGGKWISDAGVSYKSGL; from the exons ATGTCAACCTTGACATCTTATGGCAAAGTCAACGAATCCGACCAAGCAATGATGCTCCAACTCCAAGCTCGTCGAAAAACCAGGAAAAGAATCGCCATTATTTCCCTATCTTTCTTAGTTCTCGCTGTCATCGTTGTCGCCGCCGTTTTGGGAAGTACTCGGAGCTCTAAAGGAGACTCCAACAATGGCGGAAACACCCCAACACAGCCCCTCTCCACCTCCATCAAAGCCGTTTGTGATGTCACGTTGCATAAAGATTCATGTTATAAGAGCCTTTCTCCTATGGCTAACTCCACCGAGCTCGAGCCCGAAGATGTCTTCAGATTATCAATGGAAGCCGCTGTTTCCGAGATATTGAAAGCATCACAGTATTTTATTATCTCCAATAATGGTGACAATATGACGAACTTAGCAATGGAGAATTGTCGTCAGCTTCTTGGTTTAGCCATTGATCATCTCAACAGCTCGTTATCATCCTCGACGGATTCCGTCGACGATCTCAGAACATGGCTGAGCTCCGCCGTGACTTACCACCAAACCTGCATTGATGGGTTTGAAGAGTTTAACGGCGTCATCAACCGCGACGATATTGATAACCATCTGAAATTTTCTTCCGAAGTTACAAGCAACAGTCTCGCCATCATCACATGGATTTCGAAGGTTAAAACAGCGTTTAACTTAAGGCGACGACGTTTAATGAACTTGGAAGCTCGAGAGGAGCATCAATGGCGGTCTCATCGTGAAAGGGTATTGCTTGAAAGTTCGAATGAGTTGAAGAAGAAAGCTGATATAATAGTGGCGAAAGATGGTTCGGGTAAGTTCAAAACTATAATGGAAGCCATTAAAGCTGTGCCaaagaaaagcaagaaaaaaagaacagtAATATATGTGAAGAAGGgagtttataaagaaaatgTTAAGGTTGAGAAGAATAAATGGAATGTTACGATGATTGGTGATGGGATGAATTCCACCATTGTTACCGGAAAACTTAATGTTGTTGATGGCACTCCAACATTTTCAACTGCAACATTTG CTGTATTTGGAAAAGGCTTTGTTGCAAGAGACATGGCCTTCGTCAACACCGCCGGACCGGAAAAACATCAAGCAGTCGCCTTAATGTCAACTGCCGACCAATCAGTCTTCCACCGATGCCGATTCGACGGTTTCCAAGACACCCTTTACGCACACTCGAACCGCCAGTTCTACCGCGAATGCGACATCATTGGAACAGTCGATTTCATGTTCGGTAACTCCGCTGTCGTCTTCCAAAACTGCAACATCCTCCCCCGGCAACCGATGGCCAACCAACAAAACACCATCACCGCCCAAGGAAAAGTCGACCCGAACCAAAACACTGGCATTTCAATCCAAAATTGCACCATTTCACCATACGGGAACTTGAGTTCTTCGTTGAAAACTTACCTCGGTCGGCCATGGAAGAATTACTCCACCACCGTTTTCATGCATTCACAAATCGGGAGTCTCGTACATCCCACCGGGTGGCTGCCGTGGACGGGGAATACTGCTCCGAGCACCATATTTTACTCGGAATATAAGAACGTTGGCCCTGGTTCTTCGATGAAAGATAGGGTTAAATGGAAAGGGTTGAGGAATATTAGTGATAAAGAAGCCAAGAAATTTACTGTCAAAGAGTTCATCAATGGTGGAAAGTGGATTTCAGATGCTGGCGTTAGCTACAAATCTGGTTTGTGA
- the LOC105773831 gene encoding probable mediator of RNA polymerase II transcription subunit 26c, whose amino-acid sequence MDLDDFRSVLETAGVDVWTFIDTAILVASLDYGQELKQRRDGIVERLYATSMVTKCKSCDFGEGSNGYQLNNESNPHEGGEEGVTGSPFSPQSDNENDDFDPYGGLFDDEQKRVLEIKERLELPDQSEDTLVDLLQSLADMDITFQALKETDIGRHVNKLRKHSSNDVRRLVKHLVRKWKDIVDEWVRVNQPGEHEPAALMDGDSPQQKPPQNGRQQVPDFAYSPNPHNGGSGSEKNNSEPERKPKPIPPRKDPPSRPTHLTPPQNVQRQREQKETNFDAERLASARKRLQESYKEAENAKKQRTVQVMDIHELPKPKNAFFGRNKGGGSQGRHW is encoded by the exons aTGGATTTGGATGATTTCAGATCGGTACTTGAAACAGCTGGTGTTGATGTTTGGACTTTCATTGATACAGCAATCCTTGTAGCTTCTTTGGATTATGGTCAAGAGTTGAAGCAAAGGAGGGATGGGATTGTTGAAAGGCTTTATGCTACTTCCATGGTTACCAAGTGTAAAAGCTGTGATTTTGGTGAGGGTTCAAATGGATATCAACTTAATAATGAATCCAATCCCCATGAAGGAGGAGAAGAAGGTGTTACAGGGTCACCTTTTTCACCTCAATCTGATAATGAAAACGATGATTTTGACCCTTATGGCGGCTTATTTGATGATGAGCAAAAAAGGGTTCTTGAGATTAAAGAGCGTCTTGAACTACCTGATCAG tCAGAAGATACTTTAGTTGATTTGCTTCAAAGTTTGGCAGATATGGATATAACATTCCAAGCTCTCAAG GAGACTGATATTGGAAGACATGTGAACAAATTGAGGAAGCATTCATCAAATGATGTTAGGAGATTAGTGAAACATCTTGTCAG AAAATGGAAAGATATTGTAGATGAATGGGTAAGGGTGAATCAACCTGGAGAACATGAGCCTGCTGCACTTATGG ATGGAGATTCTCCGCAGCAAAAGCCGCCTCAAAACGGTCGTCAGCAG GTTCCTGATTTTGCATACTCTCCGAATCCACACA ATGGCGGTTCTGGTTCCGAAAAGAATAATTCGGAACCTGAAAGGAAACCGAAGCCGATCCCTCCTCGAAAAGATCCTCCATCAAGACCTACTCACTTGACTCCTCCACAAAATGTACAG AGACAAAGAGAACAAAAGGAAACCAATTTTGACGCCGAAAGGCTAGCTTCGGCAAGAAAAAGGCTTCAAGAAAGCTACAAAGAAGCTGAAAATG CCAAAAAGCAAAGAACGGTACAGGTTATGGACATTCATGAGCTACCGAAACCCAAGAATGCCTTCTTCGGGAGGAACAAGGGAGGCGGTTCTCAAGGAAGACACTGGTGA
- the LOC105772140 gene encoding xylose isomerase isoform X2, whose protein sequence is MAGKISYIFLCMNVIPLLAAAASQACSAQSDAKCSQTGEWNGEFFPGIPKIKYEGPYTKNKFAYKSYNAEEVILGKKMKDWLRFSVAFWHTFRGTGVDPFGAPTIFWPWEDGTNSIAMAKRRMRANFEFINKLGVDRWCFHDRDIAPEGKTLQETNSNLDEVVKLAKTLQGNNIRPLWGTAQLFMHPRYMHGAATSLFCSSELGVYVYAAAQVKKAMEVTHYLGGENYVFWGGREGYQTLLNTDMEFELDHMAKFLEAAAAYKRKIGFTGTLLIEPKPQEPTKHQYDWDAATTTNFLRKYGLIGDFKLNIECNHATLSGHSCHHDVETARINGLLGNIDANSGDAQTGWDTDQFLTDTREATMIMLSVIENGH, encoded by the exons ATGGCAGGGaagatttcatatatatttctttgtATGAATGTGATCCCCCTTTTAGCG GCTGCTGCATCACAAGCTTGCTCTGCTCAATCTGATGCAAAATGTTCTCAAACCGGTGAATGGAATGGGGAATTTTTCCCTGGAATTCCCAAAATCAAGTATGAG GGTCCTTATACCAAGAATAAATTTGCATATAAATCGTATAATGCAGAAGAGGTGATTCTtgggaagaaaatgaag GACTGGTTGAGATTCAGTGTGGCATTTTGGCATACATTCCGTGGAACCGGTGTTGATCCTTTCGGTGCACCTACGATATTTTGGCCATGGGAAGATGGTACCAATTCCATTGCTATGGCAAAAAGAAGAA TGAGAGCCAACTTTGAATTCATAAACAAGCTTGGTGTTGACAGGTGGTGTTTCCATGACCGGGACATTGCTCCCGAGGGCAAAACACTTCAG GAAACTAATTCAAACTTGGATGAAGTGGTGAAACTCGCTAAAACACTTCAG GGAAACAATATCCGTCCATTGTGGGGTACGGCTCAACTATTTATGCATCCTCGTTACATGCATGGTGCTGCTACAAG TTTGTTTTGCAGCTCTGAATTGggtgtatatgtatatgctgCAGCTCAAGTCAAGAAAGCCATGGAG gTGACACACTATCTAGGGGGAGAAAACTATGTGTTTTGGGGTGGTCGTGAAGGTTATCAAACACTATTGAACACAGACATGGAATTTGAACTTGATCATATG GCAAAATTTCTTGAAGCTGCGGCTGCCTACAAGAGGAAGATTGGATTCACCG GAACTCTACTGATTGAACCTAAGCCTCAAGAACCTACAAAACATCA ATATGATTGGGATGCTGCAACAACAACTAATTTCTTGCGAAAATATGGGTTGATCG GGGATTTCAAACTTAACATTGAGTGCAACCATGCCACACTCTCTGGTCACAG TTGCCATCATGATGTTGAGACTGCAAGAATCAATGGATTGCTAGGAAATATTGATGCAAACTCTGGCGATGCTCAGACAG GTTGGGATACAGATCAGTTCTTGACAGATACTCGAGAGGCAACTATGATCATGCTAAGTGTGATTGAAAAT GGACACTGA
- the LOC105772140 gene encoding xylose isomerase isoform X1, whose product MAGKISYIFLCMNVIPLLAAAASQACSAQSDAKCSQTGEWNGEFFPGIPKIKYEGPYTKNKFAYKSYNAEEVILGKKMKDWLRFSVAFWHTFRGTGVDPFGAPTIFWPWEDGTNSIAMAKRRMRANFEFINKLGVDRWCFHDRDIAPEGKTLQETNSNLDEVVKLAKTLQGNNIRPLWGTAQLFMHPRYMHGAATSLFCSSELGVYVYAAAQVKKAMEVTHYLGGENYVFWGGREGYQTLLNTDMEFELDHMAKFLEAAAAYKRKIGFTGTLLIEPKPQEPTKHQYDWDAATTTNFLRKYGLIGDFKLNIECNHATLSGHSCHHDVETARINGLLGNIDANSGDAQTGWDTDQFLTDTREATMIMLSVIENVCD is encoded by the exons ATGGCAGGGaagatttcatatatatttctttgtATGAATGTGATCCCCCTTTTAGCG GCTGCTGCATCACAAGCTTGCTCTGCTCAATCTGATGCAAAATGTTCTCAAACCGGTGAATGGAATGGGGAATTTTTCCCTGGAATTCCCAAAATCAAGTATGAG GGTCCTTATACCAAGAATAAATTTGCATATAAATCGTATAATGCAGAAGAGGTGATTCTtgggaagaaaatgaag GACTGGTTGAGATTCAGTGTGGCATTTTGGCATACATTCCGTGGAACCGGTGTTGATCCTTTCGGTGCACCTACGATATTTTGGCCATGGGAAGATGGTACCAATTCCATTGCTATGGCAAAAAGAAGAA TGAGAGCCAACTTTGAATTCATAAACAAGCTTGGTGTTGACAGGTGGTGTTTCCATGACCGGGACATTGCTCCCGAGGGCAAAACACTTCAG GAAACTAATTCAAACTTGGATGAAGTGGTGAAACTCGCTAAAACACTTCAG GGAAACAATATCCGTCCATTGTGGGGTACGGCTCAACTATTTATGCATCCTCGTTACATGCATGGTGCTGCTACAAG TTTGTTTTGCAGCTCTGAATTGggtgtatatgtatatgctgCAGCTCAAGTCAAGAAAGCCATGGAG gTGACACACTATCTAGGGGGAGAAAACTATGTGTTTTGGGGTGGTCGTGAAGGTTATCAAACACTATTGAACACAGACATGGAATTTGAACTTGATCATATG GCAAAATTTCTTGAAGCTGCGGCTGCCTACAAGAGGAAGATTGGATTCACCG GAACTCTACTGATTGAACCTAAGCCTCAAGAACCTACAAAACATCA ATATGATTGGGATGCTGCAACAACAACTAATTTCTTGCGAAAATATGGGTTGATCG GGGATTTCAAACTTAACATTGAGTGCAACCATGCCACACTCTCTGGTCACAG TTGCCATCATGATGTTGAGACTGCAAGAATCAATGGATTGCTAGGAAATATTGATGCAAACTCTGGCGATGCTCAGACAG GTTGGGATACAGATCAGTTCTTGACAGATACTCGAGAGGCAACTATGATCATGCTAAGTGTGATTGAAAATGTATGTGAttga
- the LOC105772140 gene encoding xylose isomerase isoform X3 produces the protein MAGKISYIFLCMNVIPLLAAAASQACSAQSDAKCSQTGEWNGEFFPGIPKIKYEGPYTKNKFAYKSYNAEEVILGKKMKDWLRFSVAFWHTFRGTGVDPFGAPTIFWPWEDGTNSIAMAKRRMRANFEFINKLGVDRWCFHDRDIAPEGKTLQETNSNLDEVVKLAKTLQGNNIRPLWGTAQLFMHPRYMHGAATSSELGVYVYAAAQVKKAMEVTHYLGGENYVFWGGREGYQTLLNTDMEFELDHMAKFLEAAAAYKRKIGFTGTLLIEPKPQEPTKHQYDWDAATTTNFLRKYGLIGDFKLNIECNHATLSGHSCHHDVETARINGLLGNIDANSGDAQTGWDTDQFLTDTREATMIMLSVIENVCD, from the exons ATGGCAGGGaagatttcatatatatttctttgtATGAATGTGATCCCCCTTTTAGCG GCTGCTGCATCACAAGCTTGCTCTGCTCAATCTGATGCAAAATGTTCTCAAACCGGTGAATGGAATGGGGAATTTTTCCCTGGAATTCCCAAAATCAAGTATGAG GGTCCTTATACCAAGAATAAATTTGCATATAAATCGTATAATGCAGAAGAGGTGATTCTtgggaagaaaatgaag GACTGGTTGAGATTCAGTGTGGCATTTTGGCATACATTCCGTGGAACCGGTGTTGATCCTTTCGGTGCACCTACGATATTTTGGCCATGGGAAGATGGTACCAATTCCATTGCTATGGCAAAAAGAAGAA TGAGAGCCAACTTTGAATTCATAAACAAGCTTGGTGTTGACAGGTGGTGTTTCCATGACCGGGACATTGCTCCCGAGGGCAAAACACTTCAG GAAACTAATTCAAACTTGGATGAAGTGGTGAAACTCGCTAAAACACTTCAG GGAAACAATATCCGTCCATTGTGGGGTACGGCTCAACTATTTATGCATCCTCGTTACATGCATGGTGCTGCTACAAG CTCTGAATTGggtgtatatgtatatgctgCAGCTCAAGTCAAGAAAGCCATGGAG gTGACACACTATCTAGGGGGAGAAAACTATGTGTTTTGGGGTGGTCGTGAAGGTTATCAAACACTATTGAACACAGACATGGAATTTGAACTTGATCATATG GCAAAATTTCTTGAAGCTGCGGCTGCCTACAAGAGGAAGATTGGATTCACCG GAACTCTACTGATTGAACCTAAGCCTCAAGAACCTACAAAACATCA ATATGATTGGGATGCTGCAACAACAACTAATTTCTTGCGAAAATATGGGTTGATCG GGGATTTCAAACTTAACATTGAGTGCAACCATGCCACACTCTCTGGTCACAG TTGCCATCATGATGTTGAGACTGCAAGAATCAATGGATTGCTAGGAAATATTGATGCAAACTCTGGCGATGCTCAGACAG GTTGGGATACAGATCAGTTCTTGACAGATACTCGAGAGGCAACTATGATCATGCTAAGTGTGATTGAAAATGTATGTGAttga